The region CATACTACTACAAGTGAATACAAAGAGTATATAAAACCTCTTCTAGAAGGCAAAAGTGTCGGAGTAATGAGTGAAGCAGGATGTCCTGGAGTAGCTGATCCTGGAGCTGTTATCGTAGATCTAGCGCATAAGAGAAATATCAAAGTAACACCTTTAGTCGGTCCTTCATCTATCCTACTGTCCTTAATGGCTTCTGGTATGAATGGTCAAAGTTTTGCTTTTAACGGATATCTACCAATAGATAAAAGTGACAAAAAAACGACACTTAAAGCTTTAGAGAAACTCTCTCAAGACAAAAACCAATCACAACTATTCATAGAAACACCTTATAGAAATAACCAATTACTACAAGATATGGTACAGATATTAAATCCGAATACCTTAATCTGTGTAGCATGTGATATCACCCTAGAAACTGAGTTTATACAAACCAAACCAGCTTCTCAATGGAAGAATACGAAAGAAGATTTACACAAAAGACCGTGTATCTTTATCATTCATAAAAACTAAACTATACAAAAAAGGCTACCCACATATATAGGTAGCCTTTTTCACATAATTTATTTCAATGCGTAATTTA is a window of Myroides oncorhynchi DNA encoding:
- a CDS encoding SAM-dependent methyltransferase; translation: MKDSIPTGTLYLIPITLGETTNPMDVLPQTVKRSIEMLDIFIVENEKTARKFIKSICPEKKQSDLTLYPLNKHTTTSEYKEYIKPLLEGKSVGVMSEAGCPGVADPGAVIVDLAHKRNIKVTPLVGPSSILLSLMASGMNGQSFAFNGYLPIDKSDKKTTLKALEKLSQDKNQSQLFIETPYRNNQLLQDMVQILNPNTLICVACDITLETEFIQTKPASQWKNTKEDLHKRPCIFIIHKN